Proteins encoded in a region of the Diabrotica virgifera virgifera chromosome 4, PGI_DIABVI_V3a genome:
- the LOC114334175 gene encoding vacuolar protein sorting-associated protein 33A isoform X1: MAHMQSGKVDISLIQAAARANLINLLEQCPGKKVIVWDNSLAGPVGLVAKYAILKEHQAPKMFPLRNMPLPETDVDHIIFISRPKLYLMDYIAQNVHADSKTKSGSKKQYHLFFVPKKSLLCMERLKHKGVYGSVMLIDEFKCQLFPFESDLVSMEISEVFSIFREYTIENDPTYLYQTAQAIIYLQKMYGTIPKVWGKGNAAKQVWDLVVRLQREKNNSEDMKNNQQSCIDQIILIDRSVDLITPLATQLTYEGLIDEIFGINNSTAYFPIDNFLSTEERTTESLSEDKKQLILDSTDKIFADIRDKNFNAVGGYLSKEAKAISAQMENTQEKSVQEMKLYVQRLPQILAKKKQLATHTAIAECIKEITDGYDFLDTLQAEQEFLNCIEVDKPSAYIEEMIAQSKPMVKVLRLMCLQCIASSGLKPKILESYKRDLVQVYGLEALLAISKLEKVGLLKLQSSTRQYTVLRKALSLTMENTSEINPTDISYVHSIYAPMSIRLVEHVTRTGGTKQLQDVLGLLPGPTLDETRSVNTIINSDSPQTVLVFFIGGCTFAEISALRFLSTQEDSNVEFVIGTTKLINGTTFLNSIIEN, from the exons ATGGCTCACATGCAAAGTGGAAAAGTAGATATATCCTTAATTCAAGCAGCAGCTAGGGCAAACCTGATAAACCTTTTAGAACAATGTCCTGGTAAGAAAGTCATTGTTTGGGATAACAGCTTAGCTGGACCAGTTGGACTTGTAGCCAAATATGCAATCCTCAAGGAGCACCAGGCTCCTAAGATGTTCCCACTTCGAAATATGCCTTTACCTGAAACTGATGTCGATCATATTATCTTCATCTCAAGGCCCAAATTGTATCTGATGGACTACATTG CACAAAATGTACATGCTGACAGTAAAACGAAAAGTGGCAGTAAGAAGCAATACCATTTGTTTTTTGTACCAAAGAAAAGCTTATTGTGCATGGAAAGATTGAAACATAAAGGAGTCTATGGAAGCGTAATGTTAATTGATGAATTCAAATGCCAGCTTTTTCCATTTGAATCTGACTTAGTATCAATGGAAATATCTGAGGTTTTTag TATTTTTAGGGAGTACACAATTGAAAACGACCCTACGTATTTATACCAAACAGCACAAGCTATAATATACCTTCAAAAAATGTATGGAACTATTCCTAAAGTTTGGGGCAAAGGAAATGCAGCTAAGCAAGTTTGGGATCTTGTGGTTAGATTGCAAAGAGAAAAGAATAACAGTGAAGATATGAAAAATAATCAACAGTCATGTATTGATCAAATCATATTAATCGATAGGTCTGTAGATTTGATCACACCTTTAGCTACACAGTTAACTTATGAAG gaTTGATTGATGAAATTTTCGGTATAAATAATTCAACTGCCTATTTCccaatcgataattttttaagcACTGAAGAAAGAACTACAGAATCGTTATCAGAAGATAAGAAGCAACTGATTCTAGATTCAACTGACAAAATTTTTGCTGACATCCGGGACAAGAATTTCAATGCT GTAGGCGGTTATCTCTCAAAAGAGGCTAAAGCAATTAGTGCCCAGATGGAAAATACACAGGAAAAGTCTGTCCAGGAGATGAAGCTTTATGTTCAAAGACTTCCTCAAATTTTGGCAAAGAAAAAGCAACTGGCAACACATACAGCAATTGCGGAATGTATTAAGGAAATCACGGATGGGTATGATTTTTTGGATACGTTACAG gctGAACAGGAGTTTTTAAACTGCATAGAAGTAGACAAACCCAGTGCTTACATTGAAGAAATGATCGCTCAGAGCAAACCAATGGTGAAAGTGTTAAGGTTAATGTGTTTACAATGTATCGCAAGTTCTGGATTAAAGCCCAAAATTTTGGAAAGCTATAAAAGGGATCTAGTACAG GTTTACGGCCTGGAGGCCCTTCTGGCAATATCGAAATTGGAAAAAGTTGGACTATTGAAACTTCAATCTAGTACTAGACAATACACAGTTCTGAGAAAAGCATTAAGTTTAACCATGGAAAACACTTCCGAAATTAATCCTACAGACATTAGTTACGTTCATAGTATATACGCACCGATGAGTATCAGATTAGTGGAACATGTAACCAGAACTGGAGGAACTAAACAATTGCAGGATGTGTTAGGCTTACTACCAG gtCCAACTTTAGATGAAACCAGATCAGTTAACACTATAATAAATTCAGATTCACCACAAACAGTTCTTGTATTCTTTATTGGTGGATGTACATTTGCAGAG ATATCTGCTCTGAGATTTTTATCCACGCAAGAAGATTCAAATGTTGAATTTGTAATAGGTACTACCAAGTTGATTAATGGGACGACATTTTTGAATTCCATTATTGAAAACTAA
- the LOC114334175 gene encoding vacuolar protein sorting-associated protein 33A isoform X2, which translates to MAHMQSGKVDISLIQAAARANLINLLEQCPGKKVIVWDNSLAGPVGLVAKYAILKEHQAPKMFPLRNMPLPETDVDHIIFISRPKLYLMDYIAQNVHADSKTKSGSKKQYHLFFVPKKSLLCMERLKHKGVYGSVMLIDEFKCQLFPFESDLVSMEISEVFREYTIENDPTYLYQTAQAIIYLQKMYGTIPKVWGKGNAAKQVWDLVVRLQREKNNSEDMKNNQQSCIDQIILIDRSVDLITPLATQLTYEGLIDEIFGINNSTAYFPIDNFLSTEERTTESLSEDKKQLILDSTDKIFADIRDKNFNAVGGYLSKEAKAISAQMENTQEKSVQEMKLYVQRLPQILAKKKQLATHTAIAECIKEITDGYDFLDTLQAEQEFLNCIEVDKPSAYIEEMIAQSKPMVKVLRLMCLQCIASSGLKPKILESYKRDLVQVYGLEALLAISKLEKVGLLKLQSSTRQYTVLRKALSLTMENTSEINPTDISYVHSIYAPMSIRLVEHVTRTGGTKQLQDVLGLLPGPTLDETRSVNTIINSDSPQTVLVFFIGGCTFAEISALRFLSTQEDSNVEFVIGTTKLINGTTFLNSIIEN; encoded by the exons ATGGCTCACATGCAAAGTGGAAAAGTAGATATATCCTTAATTCAAGCAGCAGCTAGGGCAAACCTGATAAACCTTTTAGAACAATGTCCTGGTAAGAAAGTCATTGTTTGGGATAACAGCTTAGCTGGACCAGTTGGACTTGTAGCCAAATATGCAATCCTCAAGGAGCACCAGGCTCCTAAGATGTTCCCACTTCGAAATATGCCTTTACCTGAAACTGATGTCGATCATATTATCTTCATCTCAAGGCCCAAATTGTATCTGATGGACTACATTG CACAAAATGTACATGCTGACAGTAAAACGAAAAGTGGCAGTAAGAAGCAATACCATTTGTTTTTTGTACCAAAGAAAAGCTTATTGTGCATGGAAAGATTGAAACATAAAGGAGTCTATGGAAGCGTAATGTTAATTGATGAATTCAAATGCCAGCTTTTTCCATTTGAATCTGACTTAGTATCAATGGAAATATCTGAGGTTTTTag GGAGTACACAATTGAAAACGACCCTACGTATTTATACCAAACAGCACAAGCTATAATATACCTTCAAAAAATGTATGGAACTATTCCTAAAGTTTGGGGCAAAGGAAATGCAGCTAAGCAAGTTTGGGATCTTGTGGTTAGATTGCAAAGAGAAAAGAATAACAGTGAAGATATGAAAAATAATCAACAGTCATGTATTGATCAAATCATATTAATCGATAGGTCTGTAGATTTGATCACACCTTTAGCTACACAGTTAACTTATGAAG gaTTGATTGATGAAATTTTCGGTATAAATAATTCAACTGCCTATTTCccaatcgataattttttaagcACTGAAGAAAGAACTACAGAATCGTTATCAGAAGATAAGAAGCAACTGATTCTAGATTCAACTGACAAAATTTTTGCTGACATCCGGGACAAGAATTTCAATGCT GTAGGCGGTTATCTCTCAAAAGAGGCTAAAGCAATTAGTGCCCAGATGGAAAATACACAGGAAAAGTCTGTCCAGGAGATGAAGCTTTATGTTCAAAGACTTCCTCAAATTTTGGCAAAGAAAAAGCAACTGGCAACACATACAGCAATTGCGGAATGTATTAAGGAAATCACGGATGGGTATGATTTTTTGGATACGTTACAG gctGAACAGGAGTTTTTAAACTGCATAGAAGTAGACAAACCCAGTGCTTACATTGAAGAAATGATCGCTCAGAGCAAACCAATGGTGAAAGTGTTAAGGTTAATGTGTTTACAATGTATCGCAAGTTCTGGATTAAAGCCCAAAATTTTGGAAAGCTATAAAAGGGATCTAGTACAG GTTTACGGCCTGGAGGCCCTTCTGGCAATATCGAAATTGGAAAAAGTTGGACTATTGAAACTTCAATCTAGTACTAGACAATACACAGTTCTGAGAAAAGCATTAAGTTTAACCATGGAAAACACTTCCGAAATTAATCCTACAGACATTAGTTACGTTCATAGTATATACGCACCGATGAGTATCAGATTAGTGGAACATGTAACCAGAACTGGAGGAACTAAACAATTGCAGGATGTGTTAGGCTTACTACCAG gtCCAACTTTAGATGAAACCAGATCAGTTAACACTATAATAAATTCAGATTCACCACAAACAGTTCTTGTATTCTTTATTGGTGGATGTACATTTGCAGAG ATATCTGCTCTGAGATTTTTATCCACGCAAGAAGATTCAAATGTTGAATTTGTAATAGGTACTACCAAGTTGATTAATGGGACGACATTTTTGAATTCCATTATTGAAAACTAA